ctctctctttctcacacacacacacacacacacacactcgcatgcacgtacacacactacacatgtttcttcagttttagtcttcatcttcatgttttctctgaagTAAGAGCGAAATTTACGACCGGTCTGCaatggtggaatgtaactaagtacatttactcaagcaatTTATTTGATTCCAACTTTACTTCTATTTTCCTTTTTAGttggaaatattgtactttttactccacgaCATGCCGACAGCTTTAGTTagacaggttcattggtaacaggtgagagtttcatgattgggtatgaaaggagcgtcatcgaaaggctcagtcgttcacaagtgaggatggagcgaggctcacctctttgtgaacacatgattggataaaggtGCTGCACCTGCGGTCCACCTCCTGACAACAGGACTTGGAGCTCCACCGTGTGAAATCTTCCTTCTGTTCTTTGGTAATATTTTGTGAATgaagctgttgttgtgttgagtCGAGCAGGCAGCCTGACATGACAGGTTTAGAGGTGTTAATTGTGCTAATGATGAAATCTCATGACCACTCACCTCCTCATGCGCAGGCAGCGTTCATCAAGATGAAGTTAACGGAGTTTGACTTGAAATTAAAATTTCTCTCTACGCAGAGCATCCTGATTCGCTGGACCAAAGGCTTCAAATGCTCCGGAGTGGAGGGAGAAGACGTGGTGACGTTACTGAAAGAGGCCATTCGCAGGAGAGGGGTCAGTCTAAAACACAGAGGGTCATGTGATGGGCACAGTATTGATATGTCATGTTGGGAGCAGCAGTGATAAATCAATCGAATATCTTCACGTTTTGGTCCTGTGGtcagaataaaacacactttttcaaTACATACAATCACAATGGAAACCTTTCACTATAgtccattttttaaataatcattatttgcaGTTTTGAGGATGCGCCACATCCAGACAGTAAAATATCTCACAGCCCAGTCTGCCtttttcccagaatgcacctCTAAATCCCCCCCAGGGTACCAGTATGGGTCATACATGTCCAGGGACAGACGCAGTAGTGATACTGGTACAAGTCAATCATGTCCGTCACTCAAAGTGCCGTCCATTTTGTTGCTGCTTTGGTTTCTTATGCGGTTATTTATCTTTTTTCAACactttttggatgtttttgatCTGATAATAATTTAGATGTACATGAAGCTGATGTCTTTTGTCCCTTTGTCTCGTTTTCTCTCAACATGCAGCTCAGACTCTCATTAAAAGCAATGTGACAATCTGCAGTTTCTCTTGTGTCGTACTGTGTGTAGGCAGGTTGCTTGGTACAGAGATTATAAATAAGaagacataaacacacctgTATATTactgtgtctttctgcaggaCTATGATATAGGTTCAGTTGCCATGGTGAACGACACAGTGGGCACAATGATGAGCTGCGGCTACAAGGACCAGAGCTGTGAGATCGGCATGATCATTGGTAACCTTATgtttcaataaaaaataaaaataaaaaacaacttcGGGGCGTCCTCAGATAAGCCTGACATGAATCTGGCTTGGCCCATtatcttttacttaagtaaaaacgGCAGTactacagtgtagaaatactgcgTGACAGGTTCAAGTCCTGCGATCAAATCCTGATCCGAGTAAAATTATTAGcatcaaaacataaaatacCAAATGTAAACGTATTATGCAAAATGGCCCAATTCAGGATCATGTATGTAATGTGCTGTCCAACAAATGTAGTAGTGGAGTTGTAGTATAAGTGTATAAGTACAAGGACCTCAAAATTGTGCTTGCACAGTATTTGAGTTAATGTACTTATTTACATTTCCTCACTGTATATATGTGCCATATGTAAACTTACATGGTACCAAACTGCTGAGCCTGATTATAAGcttattttctgtcttcataAAAGAATTCGGTGGATTTCATTCAGCGGGCTGTTACTGCTCGTCCTCCCTACCAGAGAAAAGTAAACTTCTGAGTAAACCGAAGCCTAATTCAGTTCAGATTCATGTTACAGGAGTTTATCTgtgactttatttttctcttatttGTTTGTAGCTAAACTTTTCGTTACGGACAGCACTGACGAACTACAGGAAGTCGTTTTGAAATAGGCGAAGATCATCAGCATAGAAACTGACCTGTGACCAGAGAGGTTTTCAGATAATTTGACTGAATCTTTCTGTACCTGCagcattaaattattattagcagtagtATTAATAGTCCGATGGCTCTCTCTCAAAGCTTGCTATGCTTTTGTCATGTGTCTGAGGGGTGACGCTGTTAGATCTGTGTAGACCGCTTCACATATAATCAGCCATAAGAAGGCAGACAGGATATTTAGTTTTCCATTAAACTGgacacacatttgttttcccttcagGATGAATTATAATGCCTTTAGTGATCCGTTTGCCTTTCCCTCTGTGCAACACTTTGGTTAATGACCAAATACCAAAATtaatcagcctcagctgtaaaCAGTGTATCCCTGAACACACGAACACAAGGAAAGAAGAAATGTTGAGTGAGAGattttcttcagttctaacAGAGCAGAAGCTGGACAGGAAGTAAGATAAGATCAAatataacaaataaacaattaaaaagacacaaagtaaaATCAACTGTAGAGGCGATGTACATGATATACAAAAGCCTATAAGAGATAGTGCCTTGCAAACGATTTCACAGTGGATGTCAGACTTTCTGACAGATAAATTACAGCTGACATGACAGCTGCTGTTCTCAGTGAAGGAGGAAACCGTCTTTCAAGCCTATTATTTGATATTCAAAGGATAACTTTAATACGCAAAGTGTTATTCCAACCTTGCAGATGAAATAATTGGTGTTGTTAGAAACCCACACAGCCCAGGAGGCCGCTCTCCACTCTCACAGCTAATCAtggacagcagctcctctcaggTCTCACTGAGCCTTACAGAACACATTGAGTCTTACCTaacagacaaaatgtgtttcacCTGGTGAACAGGAGAGGCTCCCCCACTCGATGATCCCATTGGATGTAATGAGGGTTGTGCTGTAGCGATGGGATGGCTCCTTTCTCTGCTCTAATTAGTTTGCTTTGAGAGCTCACTGGATGATGATTACGCCGTTGCCtcgttgtgtttgtgtgtcggaGACGCAGAGAGTGAAACGAAAGTGTTGGAGAACAAGAAGGAGGTTTGATTGTTGTGAGTTTATTCAACCAAAGTATGAACAGCAACCAGGTTCCCGTTCTTCGTTCTTGGTACAAATACAAATGACTTTCTTCGATTCATAATGAAGGAGTGTTGATATAACTATGACTTTAGAAGAGAGCGTGCAGCTTTTTTGAGGATCAAACTGAATTCCCAGATTTTCCTCcgtcgtcctcctcttcctctgtagGTACGGGAACCAACGCCTGCTacatggaggagatgaagaacgTGAAGCGCGTGGAGGGCGAGGACGGGCGGATGTGCATCAACACAGAGTGGGGCGGATTCGGAGACGACGGCTGCCTGCAAGACATCCTGACGGAGTTTGACGTGGTGGTGGACAAGACGTCCATCAACCCTGGCGTCCACACGTACGTATGACGACCGTTTTGCTGCTGAAATTCGCAGGAAAATGGCTGCTCAAGTCATTTGTCAAGAGTAGATATCAAATAATTTCTGCTTCCATCGTCTCGCGCCAAAGGAAAAAACAGGGGATCCCCGATTATGAAtaaccctaatcctaacccATATGAAtactttcctcctctctctgtcctccttaCACCTCTCCCTGTCGTCTCCCGTAGCTTTGAGAAGATGATCAGTGGTATGTATTTGGGAGAAATCGTtcggctgctgctggtgaagatgaCGGAGGACAAGCTGCTGTTTAAGGGACAGACGTCAGAGGCGCTGCTGACTCAGGACAAATTCGAGACCAAGTTCATCTCTGAGATTGAGGAGTGAGTGTTCGATAGAGGCTTCTTCAGTGATTCATCCACCATTCGTCAGTCGGCTGACAACTGATCCAATTCcatagtgtgtttttgttcatcgCTAACCGGTACAGCCAGCTAACATGACAGCTCAGCCGAGAAGGACGCCATTAATGTTTACGTCTCTCGTCTGTGCCTCTTGTCCATGAGTAGATGCTTCCTTCTGCACAGTGATAGGTTGATGGCTGAGGTTTGGTAGAAAGAAAGTAGTTCCGACGTGACGCTGTCCCTTTAAGACAGGCTTTGAACGTCCCGTCAGACTTCTTCTTTTTAGTCAACTGATTAGTCTCTCTTCAAATAAACTAAATTTGACCTTTTAGTTTCTTTGTTCTCGTCCTCGTTGATCCTCcatgttgtttttgcttctgtgtctctgcttcagGCTGGACAACGGTCTGGAAAACACTCAGAAAATTCTGACCAAGTTGGGTCTGAAGTGGGATTTGGTCGACTCCTGCGTGGTGCGTCTTGTCTGCGACACCATCTCCTCACGCTCCGCCTGTCTCTGTGCCGCCGCCCTGGCAACCCTCGCCAACCGCATCCGTGTCAACCGCGGGTTGGGCCATCTGAAGACCACTGTGGGGGTGGACGGGACGGTCTACAGAAAACACCCCAAGTAAGAGGGAACAAGAGGGACATGAAACGATGTAGAGGCCTGTATTAAAAAGTGACTTAAATATTAAAAGTTTAATTTGCATTAATCAGAATCAGAGATCAGAAAAAGCTTATGATGTGTTTGCCTACATTTAAAAGCTATAACCTATAATAGATTGCTTCTAACACATTAAAATTTACTAATGGGCAGATATGAAGACATTTATTAAAGAATATCAggttaaaaatgttgaaaaactGCATCCGTAAACACTTAAAAAGGCCTTAGATCTTATATCAATTCCCTTGAAGTCTAGAAGACAAACCCTCCTGAAAATAAACTTTCAAGGGTCAATAAAAGCACACAAGTTCACACATTTAAACGTTAAAGCTAATTCTATAATTTTATGTTGTACATTTCTACAAAGTCAAACTGATGATTCAGCCAGCGATGAGTGGAGACAGCCACCATAGAAATGAGCCAGGAGGAAGTgtccttctccttttttctctcagttttgaAGAGATGTGAAATCATCTTTATGGTGTGAACAGGCAGGAGGTGGAGCTGCTTGTTGACACATTGACAAACTTCCCTGCTTTGTGAGAAGAGCAGAGTGTTAGAAAATACCATGAATCAAACCATGGAGCTGTTTAAAtccttcctctgtccttcagGGTTATTTCCTGTCACAacgcagctctgcagcagctgttggaTTTAAAGTACACCTGCACTTTGTCTCCTGTAACTGCTGCACATGCTCGTGTGTTTCTGTACATATTACTTCTTTAAAATATGCACTCTGTTCTGCACGCTTCTGCTTTTTGCACTTCTGGGTTGATGCTAAATCTCATTTCGTCATCTCAGTACTTgtcaataaagttgaatctaatctaatcatgATGATGGCGGGGAagacatatttatttttcttcttctttcctttgtctctctgctctcaacgttctctcatctttctccttcctccctcttttctttcctgttcaacctctcccctctcctctcctcccctctgtaGTTTCAGCGAGGAGCTCCAGGCGACAGTGCGCCTCCTCGCCCCCAAGTGTGACATCACCTTCCTGGTCTCGGAGGACGGCAGCGGGAAGGGCGCTGCCATGGTAACAGCCGTGGCGCAGCGGCTGGCTCTCCAGTCCCGACTGTTAGAGGACAGCGATGGTGAGgatgacgatgaagaggaggaggaggaggaggaggaggaggaagataaaTAAGAGCAGGGCAggtgcagatgatacacaacacTTCTAGGCAGGagtctgaaaacatgttgttttcaaAACCTGCAGTAATTTTTTTTATGTGGAGAAGTTTCACTCCTTCACACATCTACAGTTACCTTCCTCGTTTCCTGTTACgagctctgtgatgtttttggtgtttgttttggtggcATTTAGACACattaaaggttccctgtggagtttcagACCTCTAGTAGTGCTATGGAGCTGTCTTCTTTGAGCGGGTCCCCGTTTTGTTGGTGCATTGTTCCACCGATCTCCAGGTGACGTAGCACACCAAGAAACACAGCAATGCACCAGCAAaagcagggaagaagaagacagctggCGAGTAAACATGGATGTGAACGCTGCAGGGTTGAAATGAAAATTAGGCATTTTATGAGGAAAGAAATGCGTTCAGCAAATTCGTCGGACCTGAAGGATTCACATGTACCGACTGTAAACATGTTCCTGTTTAAAGTCCACAGGGCCTCTTTAAGCCAGTGAGAAAGACCGCCCACGgcgtttgactgacagcagcgaGTCGCCTCGTCaacaaatgataataatgacaataataataataatgataatagttATAATAGTCATAATTTGCAGAGTGCTTGTTAATTCTGCAGGCTGAGTAAAGGTTTGATGAAGTTATTTGATTTAAAGTCGAATTCtaagaaaaagtcaaataactCCATAAAATCTCATTGAATCTTCATTATtacatttgtttcatttatcaATCATCCATATTTACCATTTATCACTGTGGATGAACAaccttcagtgtttgtgttgtttacgTAACAAATACAGATTTTTCCATGATCTAATTTCCTTTGTTCAATTTAAAAATCCATCAAATCGGTCGACAGTCTGTCACTCAGTTTTCAGGTGAAACATCATTTTTCTGACTGTCATGCAGACGAGGTGCTTTGGATAAATGATAACGTGACAGAAGATTTCTGTGTTACATATTACAGCTTTAAAagttaaacatacagacagTCGAGGGCATTTAAAAACTTAACATCGTCTTTCTTTGGTTTGTGCTGTTTCATGaacatgcagctgtttttaaagaaaagaaagatgccCTCCACACAGGCCAATCAGAGCAAGGATATATTGTTACATAATAGCAGCTCTCGACCAATCATCTTCTCCGTCTGTCTTTTAAAGTGACGGCATTGTCTTATTCTAACAGAGGAGGCAAAGTCTGCTTCTTGTGTGATCATATCCGACAGTGGACGACAGGACGTTCAGGCGGTACTCGTTTATTTCAGTTTGCTCACAAGCTTCatgtaaaatgttttgctggatatttatttattcatccgTGCAGTtggcatgaataaataaagaaaatctcCTCCTAGGCATCTTAAAATTCTCTCGTTCACAGCGTTTCCTAGTTTCTTAAACCTGCAGAagagacgatgatgatgatgatgatgatgaagatgcacgTTTATTATAGCGATGATAGAAATGAAAGATGTGTGTTTAGTCTCCCTCTGTGCATGTTCCACCTCGCgttgctgctgcagtctttGCATTAACATTCAGTTCAGAGCTGTGTTACAGAGATATTTTTGACTTTGTGAGACTGGCGTCGTGACTCGTACGTCACAGTGATCAGCTTACCATCAGATTAACATGAAAGGTGTCTGAAAGGACTTGAGCTgcaaaaaactacaaaaactgACATCGACATAAGAATCTAGAAGTTTTTAACCTGCAGAATTTTTAACATGCTTTTTGTccatatcagcatgctaacgctGGCAATCAAGGCTGGTTAAGTCCATCTTAGACTGATTAAAGTTCACTCCAACAATGTAGAGCTGAGCCTGAAATGTCCTAAAATGGCCACCGTACAGAGGAGAGGCCTGTAAGACTTCTGATTCTGAGTGACAGTGTGGCCTTCTCTCTGgcgccaccctcaggacaaactGCTGATTGTTTGACTCCGTTAGTGATTCAGAGCTCAGATAGCGAAGCTGTCTTTCCAGTCTTCATTCGCAGGTCGTGTTTTCTCAGCCGCGCTGATCAAACTTTTTTTAGTCCTGTTACTTCCTTATCACTGCTTCTCTCTTTCGTTTCGGTGCTGGTGTTGATgcaacactgcagctttaattacaGTTTGTTGCTTGTTTCTACAAGCTTTGACCATTTAATTTATCCCAAAAATAATCCCACACAGATAAGAAATGAGTCAGAAAGAGGTGGAGCGATGAGTGAGAGTCATACTGGAAAAACTTTATTACTTGAAATCAACCAGTTAACCACAGCTTTGTGTTAGGCTTTTCAAAGTAGTTTTAATAAGGTGCTAAAAACTGCTGGTTTTGTTTCAAACTGGAaataaacagatgttttttctAGCAAAATGTGTTGTGGGTTATTTGTCAGCAGTCACGCTGATGCAGGACACATTATGACAGATTAGAATCCAGACAATGTGGAATCAACCATAATAGaatcacagaagaagagaagaaaacgTCGAAGAAAACATTGACGATAATATCAATAATGTTTCGTTCACATTCCAGCCTTATTGTACATAAAGTACAATAAATTACAACCTGCAAGGACGTTAGTAAATAAACGAATAAAGGAAGTAAGAAGCTGGAAAAATAACCGTTTAACCATCAAATCAGAATATAGAACAAAGTGTGTTTCATTATAAAGTAAACTGGCCAACAGATCACAGCTGAAGTTCAGCTGAAATGATCGATTTATCAGTCGATTGGCTCACTGAGAGCATGAAGCAGCAATGAcctttattttaataattttagtgtattttgaataatttgagaaaacactgaaggtGTCTCTTTGGGCTCTGGTTAATTGTTTTCTCACTATTTACAGGATTTTTAGAAACCAAACAATCGATTAATGAGGAAGATAATCAGCTGATTAATTCATAATGACAATAATTCTGATCTGACTACAGCGTGGCCCCTTTTCTCATGTAAACAAACTCTCATCAATCTGAGGTGTTTAACGTTGTAAGTGCTGAGTCGTTGCTTTATTTCTGGGTGAAAATATCGTCGGCGTGCTTCACTGCAGAATAACTGTTGTCATcagcagtgaagctgctgctgtgctgctgcagctctctgacatgcagaggacaaagcggagctgcagcctgaagctcGCTGCGCTCCTGCAGAcagtctgctgcagcctgaTGCTGCCACACGGGAGCACATTTATAGGTAAAAGCCTCTCCAGCTGCTCGCCTCCATACTGTAGTACTACACTCAAAGCTGTACTTCAGTATTTATTAACGTGTCGCACAAACCACATGAGGCAGTGTTTAAAAGACAACAGGATGAAGGTGCTGCTATTGTAGATGCAAATGTCACTTCAGGCGGTGGTGGAatgtaattaagtacatttacccAATTATTGTACTGAGTAACAGTTCtgaggtactttacttgagtatttccattccATACTACATTAgacttctactccactacatttgaaagggaaatattgtactttttactacaCAAAATGTGTACTAATAGGTGTCtttcacataaacataaacatataataatgataataatattaatgtagttaataataataacagtcaGTTAATAAAGAGCCATGAGATAAAATGAGTTtgaaaaagagactgaagacaGTGAGTTTGTCCCCCTGCAGGGTGTCCAGGTGAGGCCCCGCCACCTTTAATGACAAGCTGAGATTTGAGATGCAGTAACAGGGTCCTGCTGGAGGATCTGAAGCAGCTCTCAGGCTTAAAACTCAATCAGCTGTAGAACTGACAGGCAGCCAGTGAAGGGCAGATTGATGACATGCGGTCGCTCTGACAGCAGAGTTCTGTGCGAGCTGCCGTCCGTCTCGCCTGCTGATAGCAGAAGAAAGTGTGTTGAAAGAGGTctgcaaataaatgaacacaaattCTTACATGATACAATGCAGCAGTCCACTGCTGACAGTCCCAGGAGTGTAGAGTATATCTGACACTGGCTCGATGaaccacaacattaaaatgtttgtgtgtgttcattaaacataaaaacagagtaATTTCATATATATAATACAATGACATGTGAAAGGAGCCTTTTGatgtttccatttcatttgGCTGATAATCTTCTGTATCATGCTTTTACCAAAATAGTATTTTGAATGAGTGCTTTTGTAAAGGCGAGTGTTTTCAGACTGTGGTATTTCTGAGTACTCTGCTGACTTCGACCTTGAGATTTGATCtgtgaaacaaagcagagcagcgATACATGAGACTGAATAAGTCAGGCTCGGCTTTGTTAGCACAAGGCTGATGTGAGTGTTTTAGTTGAGGCTTGTTGCTACATGAGTGCCATGCAGGAGCCTCatggctgggggggggggggggggttaatcAGACACGTGCTTCCTCCCCCTGCTGGAGACAAGTGGTAACAGCTGCTTATATATTCTCCCACCAGGGTCCATGTGTGAGAACACGTTTCTCTACAAAATCACCAACACCAGCTGATAATCACCTCAGCTGAGAGGCCGCGCTTACGCTTCCTCTGAAATCCAGTATTTACATCATGAAGTCTCGGTTTGACggtctgcgtgtgtgtacgcTCATCATGaatatgtattttatatttctgtaaTTCCTCCTGTGGCACAGGGAGCAGAATCCTGAAGATTTAACCCTTAACGGTGTtacagtctcagacagacagacagtaagaCGGACAGACAACAGTGGGCAGTCATAAATTACATTTCCTCAAGTACTGTAagtaagtacaattttgaggtactttatacttcttcttcacaacattttagagaaaaatGCTGTACTTCTTATtcattacatttgtctgacattCACTAGCTGTAACATTTCAATACTGCTTACATGTTAAAGCATCAGTGATAATATGATAGATATAATAAGATATCTCTCTGAAAGGGACCAATCTgccaaaaaatataaaatcatgttattttatatatttatattataatattaagTCAATAAACTGATGTAGTTTTAAGAGGTCTGTCCTCAGAGTTGACAAATGAGAAGAAACTTAGGCgttaaaa
Above is a window of Chaetodon auriga isolate fChaAug3 chromosome 15, fChaAug3.hap1, whole genome shotgun sequence DNA encoding:
- the LOC143333197 gene encoding hexokinase-2-like, whose amino-acid sequence is MSGENSNLHLDGIPPDVLSKVQDYLKPFRLPLVKLQEISARLKKSMARGLGKHSHHKAAVKMLPTFVRATPDGTEKGDFLALDLGGTNFRVLHVRVVEEEQRVLKMDSQICAIPQEMMLGTGEQLFDHIAACLSDFVISRDLKGQTLPLGFTFSFPCEQKEIDKSILIRWTKGFKCSGVEGEDVVTLLKEAIRRRGDYDIGSVAMVNDTVGTMMSCGYKDQSCEIGMIIGTGTNACYMEEMKNVKRVEGEDGRMCINTEWGGFGDDGCLQDILTEFDVVVDKTSINPGVHTFEKMISGMYLGEIVRLLLVKMTEDKLLFKGQTSEALLTQDKFETKFISEIEELDNGLENTQKILTKLGLKWDLVDSCVVRLVCDTISSRSACLCAAALATLANRIRVNRGLGHLKTTVGVDGTVYRKHPNFSEELQATVRLLAPKCDITFLVSEDGSGKGAAMVTAVAQRLALQSRLLEDSDGEDDDEEEEEEEEEEEDK